A stretch of Geotrypetes seraphini chromosome 2, aGeoSer1.1, whole genome shotgun sequence DNA encodes these proteins:
- the RPP38 gene encoding ribonuclease P protein subunit p38 has protein sequence MTSPAQIAKGSIRKAKPLAVKTSLNSPFSVKWSALQGDDMHFIVQTLREKFTETGLKKIETPNRRKSCKIAKRKNRDRQCSKGTKKLAGDKEVQEAESKEASSERTEVKQGWTSVLLRKELALGVNEVTRALEKNDLNLVLVCKSVKPALITMHLIELSVSRAIPACQVPRLSENIAPLLGLKSVLALGFRRSTNTFDAEVRAITARVPLLYVPWLQCTFEHNLTAAEQDRPQEVQETEAMEMSTSKTPRNLKRKHEPGYLDSDAKVAASSLTLQTLKIKKLVPNPNKVRKVKKKKLTSK, from the coding sequence ATGACTTCCCCTGCCCAAATAGCTAAAGGGTCCATACGGAAAGCAAAGCCATTGGCTGTGAAAACATCTTTAAATAGTCCCTTTTCTGTGAAGTGGAGTGCATTGCAAGGAGATGACATGCACTTTATAGTGCAGACATTACGAGAGAAGTTCACAGAGACTGGACTCAAAAAGATTGAAACTCCAAACAGGAGAAAAAGCTGCAAGATTGCAAAAAGGAAAAACAGAGACAGACAGTGCAGTAAAGGTACTAAAAAACTTGCAGGTGATAAAGAGGTGCAAGAAGCTGAGAGCAAGGAAGCTAGTTCAGAAAGGACTGAGGTCAAACAAGGGTGGACCAGTGTTCTCCTACGGAAAGAGCTTGCACTTGGTGTCAACGAGGTTACTCGAGCTTTGGAGAAAAATGACCTGAATTTGGTGCTTGTTTGTAAATCTGTCAAACCTGCTCTGATCACCATGCATCTTATTGAGCTAAGTGTGAGCCGGGCTATCCCTGCCTGCCAGGTCCCACGCCTCAGTGAAAACATAGCACCTCTTCTTGGCTTAAAGTCTGTCTTGGCATTGGGTTTCCGAAGATCCACAAATACATTTGATGCTGAAGTAAGAGCAATAACTGCAAGGGTGCCTCTTTTGTATGTACCCTGGCTTCAATGTACATTTGAGCACAACTTAACAGCAGCTGAGCAGGATAGACCCCAAGAAGTGCAAGAGACTGAAGCCATGGAGATGTCAACCTCTAAAACACCCCGGAATCTTAAACGTAAACATGAACCAGGTTATCTTGATTCTGATGCCAAGGTTGCTGCATCAAGTTTAACTTTACAGACCCTTAAAATAAAAAAGCTAGTTCCAAATCCGAATAAAGTGCGTAAGGTGAAGAAAAAAAAGTTGACTTccaagtga